The genomic DNA TAGGCGACGACCTGGGTGGTGTCCGATACACCGTGGAGCCGCATCAGGGCGACGAAGGCGTCCGGGTCCGGTAGCGGGTGGCGACCGTTGCGGCCGGTCTTCGTCCCCGACAGGTCATCGTCCAGATGCAGGAAGCGCGCATACGGAACGCGGCCAGCCGCGAAGGCCTCAAGTCCAAGACCCGGGTTGGCCAGGTCATGGCGGCAGTCGAACACCACCAGCGAAGGCGCGCCGAGCCGCGTGGCGAGCGCGGGCGCCTCGACCAGCGTAATCCACATGCTCATGCCACCGACTCACCAGCCAGCCATGCACGCGCCATGCCCTCGTCGTCAAACAGGCGGATGTCGGCGCTCACCAGCGATTGTTCAAGCCACGCGCCGATCGAGTCCAGATCGCTGTTGGTGAGCACGGCGATGCGGCCGTCGTCGTTTTTGTGCCGGCGTGCGAAGCGGTAGTCCTCGATCACGGCATCGA from Niveibacterium umoris includes the following:
- a CDS encoding STAS/SEC14 domain-containing protein, producing the protein MITAELRDNCVEAVVFGELTLADFRQFEAQIEAAIGAGKPLRAFVDLREMAGLTLDAVIEDYRFARRHKNDDGRIAVLTNSDLDSIGAWLEQSLVSADIRLFDDEGMARAWLAGESVA